GAGGGAGCGGAGAGGGATGGCGCGGCCGTAGGTGAGTCGGTGGCCTAGGCACTGCTGCTTCATAAAGTTGGAGAGGACGCGGGCGTCAGAGGTGAGaccggcgatggcgataCCGGCGTGTTCGTCAATGGTaaagagcttcttctggTACGACGAGAGCTCCTCGGCGTTGCGCTGTGGGAGGCAGGGTCAGATACAGGCTGCTCGTTGAGCTGATGCGGGCGCAGGATGGGACGGGTGTACCTTGACGGCGCAGAGCACTGCATGAGTCTTGCTGGCGATTCCGACGACGACTGAACCTTGCTTGACTGCCTCAGCAGCATACTCGATCTGGAATATTCGGCCCTGGGGCGAGCTTGGGAGGGTCAGCTTGCTGGAGATACTGGGTGAAGCTAACGACGAGCTTAGGTGACGTACAAGGTAACCGAGTCGTTGTCGTAGTTGTTTCTGAACATGGTGAAGGATTAGCTGCTCGAGCAGCGTCGCGTGAGATCTGGGGTCGGTAGGCGGATGCACGGgcgttggtgatgggagatgTAGAGCTTCGTTTGGGCGTGGGTTTATGGGGTTGGTTGTTACTGGAGGTCGggatggagttgaggtgGTCAAGCGTCAAGCACCAGGCAGCTCAAGCTTCGTCGCCTGGTTGCGCTGGGACCTGCAGCCTCCCTTTCTGCCGTGGATACTCCGACACACCGCCTTCCCAATTTGGGAGCTTTCATGATGACATGGAGGATGCTTTTTCCTTCCATTTCAAAGCATCCAATGCAACAAGAATCTGGATAGAGAATTCGCTTACTGATTAATGGTCATTTCTATTAGTTTATGCCTTCTGTTGTCACACACAGAACCGCGGTCCAATGCGTGTCTCTCGTTTTACTTGCCCTGCCTTGGCTACTGCAGCAAACCCCCCATCAAACAGCCCTGTAACGTCAAACCCCATGTCAAAGCACAGGCTTTTACTTGTTCTAGCTCCAAGACCCCTCACAACTCATCCTCTTGTATAAAAAATCATATCAATATCAATGACTCTGATTGCTTGGATAAAAACCCCCCAAAGCGCCTCCTCCGAGGCCGGCCTTGGGACATCCCACGCTCTCGACGCCCCTGGTGCGGAGTCAATTGAACCGGCAGAGGCCCAGCGAATAAAGACTGCAGTTTACCAACGGCATTTCTCCCTTGACTAATAATTGCGCAGTGTAAGAGACAGAAAGAAAGATTCCAAAGTGAAAATCTTGGCGTGGCCTCACTCCTCTTTTCGCAACCTTTGATATCACTCGATTAACCGCTTAGAGTCACCCGTTGAGCTTCTCCCGCCAGGTCTTTTCCTATTGGATGACTCACTGTACCTTTTGGCGAGCTTGACTTTTTGACAAAACTCCATCTTTTCCGCTCCCTTACATCTCCACGTCTTCATTCACGCTTCTTCTGCAACCAACCAACAATGCCTTCCAGATCTGAAATTACCTACTTTGGTGCCGGGCCAGCGGCTTTACCCACTGACGTGCTTGAGACTGCCGCGCAGGCATTGCTTGACTACAATGGCACTGGCCTCGGAAGTAATAAACTGAGATATAATGCTATTCTACCTATTTTATCGCTAATACCTACTTAGTTTCTGAGCATTCGCATCGTTCTGAGTTAGCGgccaacatcctcaacgAAGCCAAGGCGGATCTTGCCTCCTATCTCGACATTCCTGAGGACTACGAGGTTCTCTTCATGCAGGGTGGCGGTACCGGAGAGTTCTCCGCAACCATGTACAACCTTGTTGGTGCGTGGgtgaccaagaagaaggcccagatCGTCGCCTCCCTCAACAAGCCCGAGGATGACCCTCTTGTGGAGCAGGAGCTCCGAAATGCCGTtgacaaggagctcaaggttgaTTACATCGTCACTGGCGGCTGGTCGCAGAAGGCTtccgaggaggccaagcgACTTCTTGGTCCTGAGCATGTCAACATTGTTGCCGACGCCCGCAAGGTCAACGATGGCAAGTATGGCAAGATCCCTGATGAGAGCACCTGGAGCATCTCCAAGGATGCTGCTCTGGTCTACTACTGCGACAACGAGACTGTCGATGGCGTTGAGTTCCCCGCCTTCCCCAAGTCTCTGACTCCTGGACCTGATGGAAATGGCCCTATCGTGGTGGCCGACATGTCGTCCAATATCCTCTCTCGACGAATTCCTGTCAAGAACTActccgtcatcttcttcggaGCTCAGAAGAACCTCGGCTGCACTGGTGTCACTGTTGTGATTATCAAGAAGagcctcctccctccccagacttctcagcctcctgctcctctcCTCAGGAAACTTGGTCTTCCTATTCctcccatcatcttccagTACGAGACCAttgccaagaacaacagTCTCTACAACACCCTCAGCATCTTTGAGTGAGTATTCGGTGAAAACTGAGCCAATTGCTTAGCTGACTCGGATTTAGTGTCTACATTGCTGGTCAGGTTCTTAAGAAGCTGCTCCGCACTTATTCCAACAAGGTTGACGGCCAGGAGGCCGTGgccgtcaagaaggccgacCTCATCTATGCTGCTCTCGAGGCCCACCCCGACGTGTACAGAATTGTCCCGGACAAGTCTGTCCGCTCAAGGATGAACATCTGCTTCCGCGTCACCAAGAACGGCGACACTGATGCGACTGAGAAGACTTTCCTGAAGGAGGCCACCAGCCTGGGCCTGACTGGTCTCAAGGGTCACCGCAGCGTCGGCGGTATTCGTGCCAGCAACTACAACTCGATTCCCCTGGAGGGTGCTGAGAAGCTTGCCAAGTTTATCGAgacttttgcttcttcttgagtgGTTTTGAAATAGGTGAATGATGTTATGGGGTAGATGAAAGATATGGATGTGAAACGAGGATGAAGGGAAAGGCAGTCAACCTAAAATGGGTGCTAAATTCAACATATTTAGCACATTTATCAGGCAAAGGATACAAATAGTAAATCAAAGTAAAATTTCAACACACGATTATGCTCCTGTAGATTCTGGTTTGGGGATGAGAGGGCTTCCTTTACTGGGCTGTTGTAGCAGGCTGTGGCCACTGTAACGTCTCGGCTTTTAGGTCTCGTGCACTGTGAAAAGTTGCTGTCCCGCAAAACACCTCAAGATTtatcatcctcatcatcagcaaccaGCTCAGCAGCCAGTGTCTTGCCTCGTTTTAATACTCCAATAACTCATTTAACCTTCTAGATTTCATTCTCGCTCATGCTCAGGCGCAGTCTCCGTCTGAGGAGACTCAATTGCGCCCAGCAAGCCTCACGATTCTCAGTTCCAGCCGTAAGCTGCCGATTCCATCCCACCTCATTATCACCACAAAGCTGCCCCAGCATCAGGCTATCGAGAACCTTCTCACAGCAGTCATGGCACACTCATGAATCCGATGATACGGCTAGACTCCCGGCTGTAGATGACACCATATATGCCCTGTCGACCGCTCAGGGCCGAGCTGGCATTGCTGTGATTCGCATATCAGGCCCATCGTGTCTTGAAGTAAGTAGTCTTAAATACCTCATCCAATACCATGCTAACTCGAACATCTAGATTTACAAGGAACTGTGCCCGTCAAAGCCGCTACCAAAGCCAAGGTATGCAACTGTGAGATCTCTTTATGACCCACAGCCTGCCAGAGATGGACCCATCGTCCTAGACTCGGAAGCCATCATCCTTTACTTCCCCAACCCAAAGACGGTAACGGGCGAAGATGTCCTAGAATTACATGTCCATGGCGGTGCGGCTACCGTCAAGGCAGTGCTATCCGCGATCCCACGATGCTCCACAGCCCAGCGTATCCGATACGCCGAGCCTGGCGAGTTCACTAAGCgcgccttcttcaacgacCGGCTCGACCTCGCTCAGATTGAATCTCTGAGCGACACGCTCGCCGCGGAGAcggagcagcagcgccgTGCGGCTGTACGCGGCAACTCGGGAGCGCTGGGTCGCCAATACGAAGCGTGGAGGGAACAGTTGCTGCTCGCGCGAGGGGAGATTGAGGCGCTGATCGACTTTTCAGAGGACCAGCACTTTGATGAGTCCCAGGCAGACTTGCTGCACAATGTAACGACTCAGGTTGCAAGGATGCTACACAGCATCGAGCTGCATGAGCAGGGGAGCCAGCGGAGCGAGCTCCTGAGGAATGGGATCCGAATCGCGCTGCTAGGGCCGCCCAACGTCGGCAAGTCGTCCCTCATGAACCTCATCGTCGGACGGGAGGCATCCATCGTGTCCGGGGAGGCTGGCACGACCCGCGACATCATCGAGGCCAGCCTGGACATCCGTGGCTATTTATGTTCGTTTGCGGACACGGCAGGATTTCGCTCCAACAGCTCTGGGACGATTAACGGGGCTGGCGGTGGCGCAATTGGGGccgtggaagaggagggaatCCGGCGAGCGAAGCAAAAGGCCATGGATTCGGACCTGGTCATCGTGCTGGCGTCTGTCGAGGATGGTCCTGGAGGATCATTTCTGCAGTATGATGAGGAAACTCTGGACCTGGCTGCGGGGGTCGAAGATTGTCTTGTTGTGGTCAACAAGCGGGATGCAGTTGACACTGGGcagtttgagaagctcgtcgaggaatTCCGTCGGACCATCTCTGGAAAGGCCCCCAAGCTAGCGGCGGCTGAGCTCGTGTCCATCTCGTGTAAGGAGGCTCAGACGTTGGGATCGGAGAGCAAGGACCCAGGCGGCGTCCAAGCGGTGATGGACCAGCTCGTGGGGTCCTTTGAGAAGATGACATCCATGCCCGTTGATCTCCAGGATCTGCTGGGGGTCACggagcggcagcggcagctccTGGTCAAGTGCCGGGGTCACCTGCAAGACTTCATGGCCGAGGCCAcgccggaggaggagggcatgGATGCGGACACGGTGCTCGCGGCCGAGTACCTCCGGTACGCTGCGGACTGCCTGGCCCGGATCACGGGGCGCGGGGAGTTTGGGGATGTGGAGGATGTGCTCGGGGTTATTTTCGAGAAGTAAGTtctgacgaggaggaggctatgTTTGCATGATTATAGTAGATGAGGATGCTGACTCGTGACTCTGCTAGGTTCTGTGTTGGTAAATGAGCGAAGGAAGCTGACGAGGAACAAGGAAGTTGGTAAAAATGCGAACAATGTTGCTCTATCTCAAAGACAAAATTCTATATCTCCCGATCTAATAAAAAAACGCCGCCCTATGCAGATttgatgaagagaaggagacaaAATGCTAATGTCTAAAAAAGGAGCGAACCGACCACCAGGGTTATCCAATCGCCATACCAAGAATCGAAAAAGGAATGAAATAGAAAGAGAATCAAGGGTGAAGGAGAGATGCTATTTTTTCGCTTTCCGCCCGATGTGATGCTGTGCCATGCTTTGAGATtccatctttgtcttgcCAAATGAATCCTTCGCTATGCTGTATCCAGAATTAtgatgccatgccatggaaAAAAGAAGCAGAAAGATGCCCGAAAACTCCGTCCCAATGCTGATTGAAAATGCTTCAGTTGAACGCCTGTCTATGCATGCTTGCGCTGGTCCTTGTATAGGGAGTTGAAAGAGATAGAGAGAGAGAACGAGATTtactcgtcgtcgtcattggGACCGTTGTAACCTGAGCGGCCCTTGTTGCCCTccgagtcgtcgtcgtcgctgggGCCGTTGTAGCCAGAGCGGCCAAAGTCGGCGCCCTGAGGGCCATTGTAGCCGGATCGGCCGCTGCGTCCGTTGGAGTCGTCGTCACCGTCCTTGTTGTAGCCGGATCGGCCGAAGGAGCGGGTGGTGGGAGCAAAGGTGAGAGTGAAGGCAGCCATTGTATTTGTTGTGAGGTTGTTGTGTAGAATGAAGAGTTGGATGATGTGGTTGTAAATGTGGTTGTGAGCGTTGTAGTTGTTGTGAGTGTGGTTGTTGTGTGAGTGTGGTTGTTGTGTGAGTGTGGTTGTAGTTGTAGTTGTGGTGAGTGTGGTATTAAGTTTATGTGTAAGTGGATGCTTGATGagtgaagctgttgatgatgatgatgatttcGAACAACAACTCTGGAGGAGGCCACGAGGTTATATAGAAATGGTCCTCTACGAAAAAAGAGGCGTCGTCATATGTACTGGGTATAcatcgctgctgctgctgcggttCCATCCCAAGACCGTGGAAAGCGGCTGACGCCTAATCGTGTGTCTGTCTGTAGACTCGACCTCTTCCCCTAGGCAAATGCGCCGCCCACACACTCTCACCGGCCGGCGATCAACGCACGGGAGACCGACATCTCCACCACGGGCTTCCAAACTAAGCAACAAAGTTCCCCCCCTGCTCTGCCTTTTCTGACGGAAGCGGTCATCAGAGAGAAGACACagaagacaagagagagcAGGGACCCCTAGCTGCGCCATGTCGCCGAGCTGACAGGGGTCGCCTCGGAGCCGTGAGTGGTCAGAAACCGTCGTAGGGCTGAGGAAGAACAAGCGACGACTCGGGAGTCAAGGAAAAGGGAAACAAATGTACCGTACCCCTTCCGAGTCAGCCTTCTGGAGGGTGTGTGGGTTCAGCCACCGCCGGGGGACCGTTGCCGGGTGTGTAATGATAGAGAGTTGCCTGCTTACGGGAGGCGTGGCAGGGACAATGCCCATCAGCCACAGCCTCAAATTAGCCCCTGATCCTTGCACCAAACGGAGCAGGCTTCAAGCCGCCGGGGGAATagatgggaagaagagagtaGAGGATCCTGATTGACGGCCGTATCACGGAGGTGTATACGCGAAAAATACGATCTTCAATTTGCGCTCGATTTCTCCCTAAACGGCAatacacacacacacacttATCATCGCCCATGCTTGGTGATATGTATTGTAACGTCCCAGCAATCTGGAACTGGCTCCGTCGCACATTACGCAGTGCTTCCCTCCATTTCAAAGACGACGTCATCAACCAAGGGGGGGCATGTGATATCTAACATTTGTAaacctccttcttcattTCAAAGACAAGGCGAGCGAGCGCGCGGCCGATTTGGAATTTTGACGTTGTCGATTTAGGAATAACCGAGCGCCATTCGTTGCCTCGTGTTTTCAAATCAACGTCGTATCTAAAATGTCTTGGATTTTCGTGTCGGGTAGGTAGATTTCCAACAATAAAAGAAAAGCAAAGAAATTAAACGAAGTGAAATGTTCCCCTTTGAGTGCAGCTTGTTGAATCTCATTCGTCAAATGGACTCAAActgcagcctggaaacaAAGGCCCATGACGACATGAGGTGAGTAATAACAACTCTGACCGTTTGGCGTGCATTGCATCGGCCAAGCCCGTGATCCACCGAAACGGATTCCCGCCTTTTGGATACCCGTAACCGAAAGTCTGCCCCGGATTTCCACTTTGGATGTTAAACATGATCGCCGAGTCATAATACGGCGGTTCCTTGACTTGCATATCTCTTTTTCGGATATCATCCCCAATTTATTTGGCCAAGTGAGTCATCCGGCTCGCAAAAAAACGAAACGTCAAGAACAGTCAGCCGCAGCAGATAAGTCTTGGTACCTTTTGTCTCTGATTACGAGGCATTCTTTTTTCCTGTTTCCCTCTCTCGGCAACGGCAATCCGTGGGGGGTTACTATAATGGAACGTCACTTGCTGTGACAATCTAGTCTAGTCATCTTTCCGCAGTTCGTGTCCTTTCTCGGCatgacaagtccaagaactCTCGGCCGAGTCTGATGCCACCATTGGATCCGGCTCTTCATCTTCCCGTGTGGCAGATGCCTTGACTCTCACACTTCCTATCTCGGGGACCAACCAGTAGTCATCACGGGCCTCCCGGTGCCATGGGCCCCTTGGGCCTTAGTGTCCAAGCCATCCATGTCCTGCCCGGATGTTCTCACCTCCCGCCCCTTATCCCGATTATCCTGACCGGGGTCTGGTCGATGCTGACCGAGATCTATGGTACCGCCTGTAATTGGCCGGGTCACCGAAGGGGGCCATGCTGCGCGGCTGTTGAGAGTCAACCGCCGAGAGACAACCGTGGTGCCATGTCTCAGGCAGCACTGCTCGCAAAATACGTACTCGTGCATTTACGAGCAAACATACAATTCCAATCACAGCTTGACATTGTATTGTTTCCTTCTTTCACCAAAAAAATCATCAGTTCAAGGCATTCCAGCACTCGCACAAGCCCCATGCGCCGCCCAGCCACAAACTCGCAAAGGACCCGTTTCGTCGCTAGCACATGGCTAAGCGCCTTAAAAATAGACGGACCTTCTCTTATTGGCTGACAAGCGCGTCTACCTGACATGATGACAGGACCCCACAAGCCCTGGCTGCCCGCCCTTTTGCACAGCCCCCCCAAAAGGCTTCAACCAAACAGATGGGCAAGATTGTTTCAACCACTTTTCCTCTTTCAACGCTAAGCACCCCGTCACGAACCACGAGGCGTTCTTCCCAAGTCAGCCTTGCGACCCTGGCACGCCCCCCATACCCGTACCCGTACCACCCGCGAACCCTCGCTCTCCTGTCAGCCGGGCTGCCTCTGAGACACGCCAGATCTCTAGGAACCTGGCGTCTGTCTgcttcggcggcggcgtctgATGTTGGTTTCGCTTGGCTTCGACTAGACgagcaagagcaagcccCTTGTCTCGGGAAGGATTCCCAGCGCCGGCTAGCATCCCCGAGCGGAAAGGCGTTTGGAATGCATTCGCTTGCGCCAATCAGCCGCCCCCCGAGTCGAGAATAGCACCACTAGCGCACCTTTGAcgtccatcatcaacaacgtcTCAGGAACCTTTCCTTTCTGAAGATCCCTTTAGCTTCGGCACTGTTTCCAGGAACGGTCGAATTCGCAGGCTTACATTACATGTCGTCCACCGGCCGACCGTTCCAGACCCGGAGCTGGAATCGCCAAGTTCAAAGTACCTGCATGCATACATGATATTGTTGTCCTcactcatcatcatcatcatcatgaccatgatgcAGAGCCGTTTCCCCCGTTGATATGATGCCGCTGACGTTTGATCCCATC
This genomic interval from Fusarium keratoplasticum isolate Fu6.1 chromosome 9, whole genome shotgun sequence contains the following:
- a CDS encoding Phosphoserine transaminase — its product is MPSRSEITYFGAGPAALPTDVLETAAQALLDYNGTGLGISEHSHRSELAANILNEAKADLASYLDIPEDYEVLFMQGGGTGEFSATMYNLVGAWVTKKKAQIVASLNKPEDDPLVEQELRNAVDKELKVDYIVTGGWSQKASEEAKRLLGPEHVNIVADARKVNDGKYGKIPDESTWSISKDAALVYYCDNETVDGVEFPAFPKSLTPGPDGNGPIVVADMSSNILSRRIPVKNYSVIFFGAQKNLGCTGVTVVIIKKSLLPPQTSQPPAPLLRKLGLPIPPIIFQYETIAKNNSLYNTLSIFDVYIAGQVLKKLLRTYSNKVDGQEAVAVKKADLIYAALEAHPDVYRIVPDKSVRSRMNICFRVTKNGDTDATEKTFLKEATSLGLTGLKGHRSVGGIRASNYNSIPLEGAEKLAKFIETFASS